The Candidatus Hydrogenedentota bacterium DNA segment ATTGCGGTCCAGGCTTTGGGGTTGCTGTTCGGGCACGCGCGTTACGGCAAAGACAATCACCACGAGCGCCGCGCCCAGCGCTGTGCGGCGCAGATACCGCTCACGCGCGCGACCTGAGTCGCCATTGGCGGACGCGCGCTGCGCGAATGCGCCCAAACGCGCTTTTTTCTGGGCGAAGCGGCCGATCATGAAGAGGTTCCCGTGCCTTTCAAGGCGGCCTGATCCGGCACGGTTCCCGCCTGGTCCGCGCGGTCGGCTTCATAGGCATCGATAATCCGCTGCACGAGCGGATGGCGCACGACGTCCTCTTTCGTCAGGTGAACGATCCCGATGCCAGGCACGTCGCGCAGGATGCGCCGGGCTTCAATCAGCCCCGACTTCGCGCCTTTCGGCAGGTCGATCTGCGTCACATCACCCGTGATCACGGCGCGGGAACCCTTGCCCAGCCGCGTCAGAAACATGAGCATCTGCTCCGTGGTAGTGTTCTGCGCCTCGTCCAGAATAATGAAAGCGTTATCGAGCGTGCGTCCGCGCATAAACGCGAGCGGCGCCACCTCGATGCGCTCCTGGTCCAGCAGCCGGCGCACCCGCTCCAGGTCCACCATCGAGTATAGCGCGTCGTAAAGCGGCCGCAGGTAGGGGTTGACCTTCTCCGCAATATCGCCGGGAAGGAATCCGAGGTTTTCGCCCGCTTCCACGGCGGGCCGCGTCAGCACGAGGCGCATGACTTCTTTGTTCAAAAGGGCCGAAACCGCCGCCGCCATGGCCAGGTACGTCTTGCCCGTCCCCGCCGGGCCAATCGCCAGCGTCGTCTCGCAGCCCTTGATCGTGTCAAGGTAATACCGCTGCCCATGCGTGCGCGGCCGGATGGGCATGTCATGGCGCAAGACCGCGTGCCGATGCGACAGCACCTCGCCCACCCGCGCGTCGCGCCCTTGGCGCAACTCTTCGAGCGCGTAGGTAATGTCGGCCAGCGTCGGCGTATGCCCCCCGCGCACCGCTTCCAGGAGGCCGGTAAGCAGGCCCGCCACCGACGGCGCTTCTTCGCTGTCGCCAATCACGACAACCTTCGCGCCGCGGTCCACAATGCGCACGTGCGTTTCCGCCTGGATGCGTTTGCGCAACTCCCCGTTATTGCCGAGGAGTTTGACTGCCTCTTCTTGACTATTCAGTTGGATTTCGTGGTTCAGGTCGCGTCTGCGTCCTTCTGTTGCATCAACCCGCCGCTCACTCTGACAGCGCAGCGCATGCAGCCGGGGCCCGCGTTCAGGGGCCAGGCGCCATGGGCGCCTCGACGGGCGGCGTTATTGAGGGTCCGTCCTCGCCGCCGCGTTCCGGCGCCGGCGTGGGCGCGTCCAAGGCCACCCCGGGGGGCGAAGACACGCGCGCGTCCGGCTGCGGCTGCACGGGCGCCCCCTCCGGCGCTACGCGGATCTGATAGGCGGTCTCGCCCGGTTTCAGGTAGTTCCCTTTTTCGCGAAGTTCCTTTTCAAACGCAAAGGGGTCCGATTGCAGGAAATGAAGGTAGGCTTCCGCGCGTTGTTCCTCGGTGCGCACTGCTTCCAGTTCGGCGCTCTTGCTCTTCGCCTCTTCTCTGTTCCGCTGATGGAGCGCGCGCCGTCCCTCGAGTCCGCGCCAGTGAAACGCAGACAACGCAACGCCCAAGCCCAACACGCACACGTAAACCAGCAAGCGAATGCCCTTCATAGCACCACCGTTGGGGCTTCCGCCCCATTTGTTGCCTTCTTCCTTCTATTTTCGCGCAATGCGCACTCTTTTGTAAACCTATTTCTTCGCCCGCTTGAATGCCCCGGCGCCCAGATACACCGCCTGGCCGCCCAATTCCTCCTCAATCCGCAGCAACTGGTTGTATTTTGCGACCCGGTCGCTGCGCGAGGCCGACCCC contains these protein-coding regions:
- a CDS encoding PhoH family protein translates to MNHEIQLNSQEEAVKLLGNNGELRKRIQAETHVRIVDRGAKVVVIGDSEEAPSVAGLLTGLLEAVRGGHTPTLADITYALEELRQGRDARVGEVLSHRHAVLRHDMPIRPRTHGQRYYLDTIKGCETTLAIGPAGTGKTYLAMAAAVSALLNKEVMRLVLTRPAVEAGENLGFLPGDIAEKVNPYLRPLYDALYSMVDLERVRRLLDQERIEVAPLAFMRGRTLDNAFIILDEAQNTTTEQMLMFLTRLGKGSRAVITGDVTQIDLPKGAKSGLIEARRILRDVPGIGIVHLTKEDVVRHPLVQRIIDAYEADRADQAGTVPDQAALKGTGTSS